Within Metabacillus sp. KUDC1714, the genomic segment CACAATGAAATATCTTCGAGTAGTGGAAAGCCTGGGTTATTGTTTGAAATTTCCTTTCTTTTTTTAACAAAGAACATATTCGCTCATCGATTGGAGTTAACCGTTCATCATAATACTCGGTCGGTCGTTCAAAAGGCATTCGTTTCATTACATTCCCACCTCATTAATTAATAATCTCCTCTTAAATATTAACACATATTGGAATTAAGTATATTTTTTCTTAAGCTAGCCTTCCCTAATGCTTAGTACCAGTTATTTTAAAATCAATAAAGAGGCTTACCCTATTATAGTTAAGCGCCCAATTATTGGATAAGCTGCTACATAATTGGCTAACTATGCAATAAATTCCATCAAACGTCGAACTTTTTACGATTCTTCATTTAAATCCTTATTAATAGAATATCAACCTTTTATGTCCTTCTAACCCTAATAAATACACCAATAAGAATCGGTAATATTGCACAGAGAATAAAATAAAAAGCTCCAAAGCTCATTCCAATAAAAAATAACAAAATTCCGTATATAGGACCAAATAAAAATATCAATAAATACTTAATGACTTTGTTTTCGATCAATTTAAAAACAATAAAACTATATGAAAAAACACAAATAACTATTAATAAAGCCACCATCTTAATCACCTCTTTTTAGTGATGTGTGTATCTTCCATTATCTTATTGATATTCGACGCATGTTACCTTGAACATCGTTAATTAAAAAAGTTCCTTTTAATAATCAATTCTATTATTTCACTCTAGCCCCTTTAATTGAATAACTAAAATCTGAAATCACTCATAAAATCACTTCATTCTTATTTATCTAACCTGCCCCCCCTTTAGTGAAATAAAAGTTCCCAATTGATCAGGTGTGATATGTTATCATAAAAAAGTACGTTAACTAATTAATCATTTCAGTTAACATTTAAATTTAATTAACCTGTCGACTGGGGGAATTTTGTGTATAAACTGCGAGGTCATCATATTTTTTGCCTTCTAGGCTATCGGGGAATGGGCTATTCCCAAGAATACATTGAAAATATGACACGTTTGCATCAAACCTTGAGAGACAACCCTAAAACGTGGATTTATCTTGTAGAGGGACCTGATCAGTTGTGTGAAAAGTATCCCAACTCAGGTGAATACCACTGCAAAGACAACAATATTTATGAAAGAGATTCCGCTATATTAGAAAAATTGGGACTCAAAATCGGACAAATTCTGAATTGGGAGGACATTGAGTCAAAAATCAGAAAGTATATCGTACCCTCTGATATTAAAACAGTGTGTGAAAATTGTTCCTGGCGTTCATATGGTGTTTGTGAGGAAGGAATTCAAGAGATTCTTGAAGGAAAGGGTTTAAGGGAAGTTAAATAAGCCTTTCTCCTTTTATTAAAAAGTTCCTAATTTATTATTTATTCCTTAAATTAACCTTCACGTTACTAAAGCGCGATTACTCATGTTGAACAATTGCGCTTTAGTGTTGAAGACATATTGCTGTAAATAAACTAGGTAGTTTGAGTTTTTAACCTTTCTTCTTAAACACTTCACTAGTGGATCCTATAATACAAATTAATTTTAGAACTGGTATAACGATAGGGACTAAGTAGCCGAGTAAGTCCACAACTGTTCCTACACTCATATTAATTTGTATAAAATGTGAATTTGATCTAATTCTAATGTCTCCAATTTATTACTCGTATTTCTCAGGCAGCAGCCCTTGTTTACCGAAGAACACTCCTTCACTACATAAGCGAATTGCGTATTAAGATAAATTATCCTCAATCAAAAAAGTAATAAGTTTTCATGAATAAATATTAATCATTAACCGGAAATTAAATTTATAAATAACATTAATGGAAGGACACCTTATGAATAAGTTCGAAAAAAATACACTTAGATTTTTATTATTATTCAGTATAGTTTCTTTTTTAAATTTAATGAGAAAACCTCCCGTGAAAGACTGGATGCTAATTTTTTTATTCAAAGGATATCTTTCCTCAATTCTAGATAAGTTAGTTGTGAGAAAAGGCTATGTTTCATATCCAGTTAAGTTATTTAAGTCGTTTGACATTAGTTTTATATTTGATTATTTGCTCTATCCAATTGCATGTGTATATTTTAACCAAGCAACAAAATCTTCGAACTTATTTGGTATTTTAATTAAGTCACTCTTTTTTAGTGTACCAATGGCATTAATCGAGTATTTCTTTGAAACTAGAACAAGCTTAATTCGTTTTAAAAAGGGCTGGACTTCCTTTACCAGTTTTTATTCGTTAACAATTACATTTTTAATTTCAAGAACATTTATTGCTATTATTAGAAAACTTTCTAATAAACCAGTTCAAGAAAATAGTTAGGGGCTGGTTTATGTCGCTTGTTGTGTGATTTCTGTAATGTCTGAAATGAAATAAGCGCGTATCCTTGTTCATGGATCGCGCTTTATTATTGTTAAGATCGTTTTTTAGTTAAGACCTCTAAGGATAGCATCAACATTACATTTGGCAATCCATTCTATTTACTCTTTAACTTTAATTTGAGCATCTGATTCTTAATTTTCATCTGATGTAACTCGATACATTAATGCTGTGTCAACAAAATGTAATAATTCGATGTTAAATGGGGAAAGTGCATTTCTATATATTCTATATTCGAATGATGGGCGTGTAAGCATACTAATCTTTTTTTTCAATTCCATTCCACCTCTAATATATTTCTGCTTTATTCTATCAGTATGCAAGTCCAAATTTCTATTAAAATTGAGATAGAGACCCTTTCCTCTTATTCTACTAAATGGCCTTACACTTTTTATTAAAGCACCCTATAGAAACCTTCACAATCTCTTCTACCCGTTAACATAATCTAATCCCTAAAATGTGTTTTTTTATGTGACGACAAAAAATAACAAAATCATCTTAAAAATTAATAAAAAATTAATGTTCTATTTACATTGTTTATGTATTGTTAAATCGTAGTACATATTAAAGAATAGGATGTGGAGAACAGTGAAGAAGAAAAGAATTTTGTCATTGTCTGTACCGATTATGTTGGCAACATCTTTGTTTGGAAGTGCTGCAAGTGCAGCCCCCAATGATAACTGGTTACTAAGCAGTAAAACAGAGTTAAGTGCTCACCGTGGTGCACAAGTGGCCGCTCCTGAAAACACATTAGAAGCGATAACTCAGGCTGGACTATTAGGATATGGCTTTGTTGAAATTGATGTCCAAAAAACAAAGGACGGCCAATACATATTAATGCATGATAAAACGGTTGACCGCACTACTACAGGCTCTGGAGAGGTAAAAGATTTAACATTAGAAGAAATTCAAAGTTTTGATATTGTAGATATAGAAGGAAAAGTAACAGATTATAAAGTACCAACACTTGAGGAAGTGTTAGAGGAAGCTCATAAATACAATATTGGTATCAATTTTGATGGTTCAAAAGGCGACTGGGATGATAAGGAATTCGTAGACGATATTATGGAAGAAGCTGAGGAAGCTAAAGTATTAAATCATTCATTCTTTGTACTAAGTAATGATGATATCCGAAATCAATTTAACGAATGGTACCCAGAAGCAACTCTGACATTCCTTGGAAATGCATTGAAGAATGTAGATGCTGATATTGAAGAATTAAAACAATATGATAATGCCATTTACTCAACATCGATTAACAATGTAGATGAAGAAACTGCCAAAGAAATTAAAAAAGCAGGCCTAAAACTGCATGTATACTCAGTTAACACTGCTGAAACATATGAAAAAGCGAAAAGTATTCATCCACGATTGATTGAAACTGATGTGATTATACCTTAATATCATTGATGGAATAAATGAATATTTTTTGTCCCTTCGTAATGGTACTTTTAAAAATATAAAATCTCGTCAGTCGATAGTGAATTGGCAGAAAAAGTGTGTAAATTTCACAATAAAATTCATACGCATCTGTTCGCCATACCTTTTTCCTATATATTCCCATGATGGATAGATGATCAATTAAAAATCAAATAGAAGACTTATCAAAGTTCCAACCAGATGGATTATAAACAGTTAACTTATAAAACATATCGCTCTCAAAAGAAGCCTGTACACCTTATAAATAAAACATATAAAAATCCCGAATAATGGACTTTTTTAAAAGTGTCGATTATTCGGGATAAAGTTCAAAGTATGGCTAACCATGCTTTTTCAAATGAAAAATTCACTTATCTAGATAATGAAGTATCAAAAAAACAACAGTTATCCGCGTCTTCCGCCTCTACCGCCCCGTTTTGATTCTGTACTACGTTTAAGAGTGGATAAATTCTCTTCACTACTCTTTAAAAAACGA encodes:
- a CDS encoding DUF1284 domain-containing protein, with protein sequence MYKLRGHHIFCLLGYRGMGYSQEYIENMTRLHQTLRDNPKTWIYLVEGPDQLCEKYPNSGEYHCKDNNIYERDSAILEKLGLKIGQILNWEDIESKIRKYIVPSDIKTVCENCSWRSYGVCEEGIQEILEGKGLREVK
- a CDS encoding CBO0543 family protein, which produces MNKFEKNTLRFLLLFSIVSFLNLMRKPPVKDWMLIFLFKGYLSSILDKLVVRKGYVSYPVKLFKSFDISFIFDYLLYPIACVYFNQATKSSNLFGILIKSLFFSVPMALIEYFFETRTSLIRFKKGWTSFTSFYSLTITFLISRTFIAIIRKLSNKPVQENS
- a CDS encoding glycerophosphodiester phosphodiesterase, which translates into the protein MKKKRILSLSVPIMLATSLFGSAASAAPNDNWLLSSKTELSAHRGAQVAAPENTLEAITQAGLLGYGFVEIDVQKTKDGQYILMHDKTVDRTTTGSGEVKDLTLEEIQSFDIVDIEGKVTDYKVPTLEEVLEEAHKYNIGINFDGSKGDWDDKEFVDDIMEEAEEAKVLNHSFFVLSNDDIRNQFNEWYPEATLTFLGNALKNVDADIEELKQYDNAIYSTSINNVDEETAKEIKKAGLKLHVYSVNTAETYEKAKSIHPRLIETDVIIP